The following proteins are encoded in a genomic region of Glycine soja cultivar W05 chromosome 17, ASM419377v2, whole genome shotgun sequence:
- the LOC114393797 gene encoding uncharacterized protein LOC114393797, with product MSGTGTFFYGSVIQPLIRYHYLSPPIPIRPLCCISPLITSIHSNDAVSPQNGTLRFQTEHQQHSEEPLPVPSLSAAEENKATTKLRKKKEDDVVSDNRFKLRNGREVFEEKAYLVGVERKNDVQDFGIEESLSELSQLADTAGLLVVGSTYQKLTSPNPRTYIGSGKVSEIKSAIHALGVETVIFDDELSAGQLRNLEKIFGGDVRVCDRTALILDIFNQRAATHEASLQVSLAQMEYQLPRLTKMWTHLERQAGGKVKGMGEKQIEVDKRILRNQIGILKKELESVRKHRKQYRNRRFSVPVAVVSLVGYTNAGKSTLLNQLTGADVLAEDKLFATLDPTTRRVQMKNGKEFLLTDTVGFIQKLPTTLVAAFRATLEEISESSLLVHVVDISHPLAEQQINAVDKVLSELDVSSIPKLIVWNKVDKVSDPQKLRLEAEKRDDVVCISALSGNGLQEFCNAVQDKLKDSMVWVEALVPFENGDLLSTIHQVGMVEKTEYTEQGTYIKAHVPLRFARMLTPMRQLCVSQP from the exons ATGAGTGGAACTGGAACATTCTTCTACGGTTCGGTAATTCAGCCGTTGATTCGCTACCATTATCTATCACCACCAATCCCTATTCGTCCCTTATGCTGCATATCCCCTCTCATCACCTCCATTCACTCCAACGACGCCGTTTCTCCGCAAAACGGAACGCTTCGCTTCCAGACAGAGCATCAGCAGCACAGCGAAGAACCGCTTCCCGTTCCGTCACTCTCTGCCGCCGAAGAAAACAAAGCAACAACGAAGCTtcgaaagaagaaagaagacgaCGTCGTTTCCGATAACCGCTTCAAGCTCCGCAACGGAAGAGAG gtttttgaagaaaaagcgTACCTCGTAGGCGTTGAGCGCAAGAACGATGTTCAGGATTTCGGCATCGAAGAGTCTCTGAGCGAATTGTCGCAGTTAGCTGACACTGCTGGATTATTGGTTGTTGGCTCTACTTACCAGAA GCTTACTTCTCCAAATCCTAGGACGTACATTGGCTCTGGCAAGGTTTCTGAAATTAAGAGTGCAATTCATGCATTGGGCGTTGAAACTGTTATCTTTGATGATGAGCTGTCAGCTGG GCAATTGCGCAACTTGGAGAAGATTTTTGGTGGAGATGTGAGAGTTTGTGATCGAACTGCTCTCATCCTTGATATATTTAATCAACGAGCAGCAACACATGAAGCGTCTTTACAG GTTTCATTAGCACAAATGGAATACCAACTACCTCGTCTAACAAAAATGTGGACTCATCTTGAGCGTCAAGCAGGAGGAAAGGTGAAGGGAATGGGTGAAAAACAAATAGAAGTGGACAAACGTATTCTGCGCAACCAA ATTGGTATTCTTAAAAAAGAGCTAGAATCTGTTAGGAAACATCGAAAGCAGTACCGTAACAGGCGTTTCTCAGTACCTGTGGCAGTTGTATCCTTG GTGGGTTACACAAATGCTGGTAAGAGTACACTTTTGAATCAACTAACAGGAGCAGATGTTCTTGCCGAGGATAAATTATTTGCAACTTTAGATCCTACTACGAGGAGGGTACAG ATGAAGAATGGAAAGGAGTTTCTCCTAACAGACACTGTTGGTTTTATTCAGAAGTTACCTACTACACTA GTTGCTGCCTTCAGAGCTACACTGGAGGAGATATCGGAGTCATCGCTCTTGGTGCATGTGGTTGATATAAG TCACCCGCTGGCTGAGCAACAGATAAATGCTGTGGACAAAGTCCTGTCAGAACTAGATGTATCGTCAATTCCAAAATTGATTGTCTGGAACAAG GTTGACAAAGTTAGTGATCCCCAGAAACTCAGGCTAGAAGCTGAAAAAAGAGATGATGTTGTATGCATATCTGCTTTAAGTGGTAATGGCTTGCAAGAATTTTGTAATGCAGTTCAAGACAAGCTAAAG GACTCCATGGTTTGGGTGGAAGCTCTGGTCCCATTTGAAAATGGGGACCTTCTCAGCACCATACACCAGGTTGGAATGGTTGAGAAAACT gaATATACAGAGCAAGGGACATATATCAAGGCACATGTGCCCCTGCGTTTTGCAAGAATGCTTACACCCATGAGGCAACTGTGCGTATCGCAACCTTAA